A window of the Acidimicrobiales bacterium genome harbors these coding sequences:
- a CDS encoding BlaI/MecI/CopY family transcriptional regulator gives MAPKRAMGALEDLVMEFVWGSAEPVTPADVHQAVAPELAYTTVMTILTRLWQKDLLDRERQGRAYCYSAVQSEAAHRAAQMQDTLEVSGDRMAVLSSFVETLGSADAKALKKLLK, from the coding sequence ATGGCACCGAAGCGAGCCATGGGTGCACTCGAAGATCTGGTGATGGAGTTCGTTTGGGGTAGCGCCGAGCCGGTCACGCCGGCCGACGTGCACCAGGCGGTCGCACCCGAACTGGCGTACACCACCGTGATGACCATCCTCACCCGACTCTGGCAGAAGGACCTCCTCGATCGAGAACGCCAGGGCCGTGCCTACTGCTACTCGGCTGTTCAATCTGAAGCAGCGCACCGCGCCGCCCAGATGCAAGACACCCTCGAGGTTTCCGGCGATCGCATGGCCGTCCTGAGTTCGTTCGTCGAGACACTCGGATCGGCCGACGCCAAGGCACTGAAAAAGCTCCTGAAATGA